One window of Penaeus chinensis breed Huanghai No. 1 chromosome 3, ASM1920278v2, whole genome shotgun sequence genomic DNA carries:
- the LOC125038036 gene encoding high-affinity choline transporter 1-like encodes MRITVLVVAGISTVIAIKGNSIYELFYLCGDFVYVMLFPQLTLAVHAPNYVNTYGSISGYVLGFILRILGGEKVLGIPAVIKYPFYIDNVQYFPFR; translated from the exons ATGCGTATCACCGTCTTGGTGGTCGCCGGCATATCAACGGTGATCGCCATCAAAGGAAATTCTATCTATGAGCTTTT CTACCTGTGTGGTGACTTCGTGTATGTCATGCTGTTCCCGCAACTGACCCTGGCAGTGCACGCGCCCAACTACGTCAACACGTATGGTTCCATCAGTGGATACGTCCTTGGTTTCATCCTCAGAATCTTGG gTGGTGAAAAGGTGCTTGGAATCCCAGCTGTGATAAAATATCCGTTTTATATTGACAACGTTCAGTATTTCCCCTTCAGGTAA